In Pyricularia oryzae 70-15 chromosome 2, whole genome shotgun sequence, one genomic interval encodes:
- a CDS encoding spindle pole body component alp6 gives MSQQRITNAVEGLIAHLVPADPSNSERTQERHEHCFQLVNSILNNQTSPPISSDVNHASDLIKRKLVQTNPTQALRFANLYTRLLSLPVLDKKWAILHLLYQLSDSPDPSEPLPLSSLQRRSALLPREKDGARRPPETAQTSSSSASVSLSRGSEEELNDAFQPAGLKRFPPDKARRGPAEEARAIAATAAGEDMDVDPKPARDLSLKSTLLAENSLELNPSEPVLLRDLPFTLQGLSSTTLPFSSKSSLKLPPTLPAPIISLLHQLAEPSLLYRRLDSFVKSPANGLLGQSLRAAMTGELRSYLGLVATLEAQIRRALAALDETAPRHGIGKAGVTLKRLVVWTREATMGLRLLSLIAEESRKHHGGRLISLIHGFLTSHGDPTVGAFAERLLTHVTRPFYDMLRHWIYDGELSDPYLEFFVREQDPMAEKHKEAKVKGLSSLWNDKYEVDESMVPGIISADFAQKVFLIGKSLNFIRHSCGDSQWVEEYSKAASKELRYGDTATLEAWIDEAYKTTMKRLMHLMTTKFHLFEHLQAMKDYILLGQGDFIALLMESLAPNLDRPAGAQYRHTLTAKLEEAIRGSNAQYASPEVLRRLDARMLQLSQGDIGWDLFTLEYKIDAPVDCILTEWHGRQYLKMFNFLWRVKRVEFALHSVWRKSTTGSRGVLQTKDSTVAQTWRTTRGTLAEMVHWTGQLQYYILFEVIEASWGQLQKALKKEDATLDDLIDAHTTYLDTITQKGLLGAKRKATTNAPADAGAADEERSVPMNQIADILRNILSYRDSVDGLYSWAVSDFTSRQNDAITAAAAHEDTEMGGTAASSNNPLGFASAATSEFPALQERLRVLGADFRKRVQRLLGDLAYTSEHETRFLGLAMNFNDVYQPMLRARHKPGGSGRASAAAAASAVSVPGSARGERAGD, from the exons ATGTCGCAACAACGCATCACCAACGCCGTCGAGGGCCTGATAGCCCACCTCGTCCCCGCCGATCCTAGCAACAGCGAACGAACGCAGGAGCGGCACGAACACTGCTTTCAACTAGTCAACAGTATTCTCAATAA CCAGACCTCACCTCCTATCTCATCTGATGTCAATCATGCCTCGGATTTGATCAAGCGTAAGCTGGTACAGACTAACCCCACACAAGCCCTGCGCTTTGCAAATCTGTATACCCGCCTGCTTTCGCTGCCTGTCCTGGACAAGAAGTGGGCTATATTGCACCTCCTTTACCAGCTTTCCGATTCGCCGGATCCCAGCGAACCTCTTCCACTCAGCTCTCTGCAGCGGAGGTCAGCGCTTCTACCAAGAGAAAAGGATGGGGCTCGTAGGCCGCCCGAGACGGCCCAGACCTCCAGCTCGTCTGCTTCTGTCTCCTTGTCTCGAGGATCGGAGGAGGAGCTTAACGATGCCTTCCAACCTGCAGGCCTCAAAAGGTTTCCACCGGACAAGGCCAGAAGGGGCCCTGCTGAAGAAGCTAGAGCTATTGCTGCAACAGCTGCTGGGGAGGACATGGACGTGGACCCAAAGCCCGCGAGAGACCTTTCCCTGAAGTCCACCCTACTGGCGGAGAACTCGTTGGAGCTTAATCCATCAGAACCTGTGCTACTGCGAGATCTACCCTTTACACTACAAGGACTATCCTCAACCACGCTACCATTTTCATCCAAATCAAGCCTGAAACTGCCACCTACGTTACCCGCACCCATAATATCACTGCTGCATCAGTTAGCGGAACCCTCTCTCCTGTACCGCCGGCTCGACTCCTTCGTCAAGTCGCCCGCAAACGGACTGCTCGGTCAAAGCCTACGAGCCGCGATGACGGGTGAGTTGCGTTCGTATCTTGGTCTGGTGGCAACACTCGAGGCCCAGATACGACGTGCTTTGGCCGCACTGGACGAAACAGCACCTCGACATGGCATCGGTAAGGCCGGCGTCACTTTGAAGAGGCTAGTGGTTTGGACACGGGAGGCCACCATGGGCTTACGGCTACTCTCACTGATTGCTGAAGAGTCGCGCAAACACCATGGCGGACGTCTCATATCGCTCATCCACGGGTTTTTGACGTCGCATGGCGATCCAACTGTTGGGGCTTTTGCAGAGCGGCTACTTACACATGTAACCCGCCCCTTTTACGATATGCTACGACATTGGATATACGATGGCGAGCTCTCAGACCCGTACCTTGAGTTCTTTGTACGAGAACAAGATCCTATGGCTGAGAAGCACAAGGAGGCCAAGGTCAAAGGACTCAGCTCATTATGGAATGACAAGTATGAGGTTGACGAGTCGATGGTCCCCGGCATCATCAGCGCTGACTTTGCACAAAAAGTGTTTCTCATTGGCAAGTCGCTCAATTTCATCCGCCATAGCTGCGGCGACTCGCAATGGGTAGAGGAGTATAGCAAAGCGGCTTCAAAGGAGTTGCGGTATGGCGACACAGCtaccttggaggcctggatTGATGAAGCTTACAAGACGACAATGAAACGGTTGATGCACCTCATGACTACCAAATTTCACCTGTTTGAACACCTCCAGGCCATGAAAGACTACATTCTTCTCGGCCAGGGTGACTTTATTGCCTTGCTCATGGAATCCCTTGCGCCAAACCTCGACCGCCCTGCCGGCGCCCAGTACCGTCACACTCTTACGGCTAAGCTGGAAGAGGCCATTCGGGGCTCCAATGCGCAATATGCAAGCCCAGAAGTGCTGCGGCGCCTGGACGCTCGCATGCTACAGCTTTCGCAAGGCGACATTGGCTGGGATTTGTTCACACTGGAGTACAAGATCGACGCTCCGGTTGACTGCATCCTGACAGAGTGGCACGGTAGGCAATACCTGAAAATGTTCAACTTCCTCTGGCGCGTCAAGCGCGTCGAATTTGCTCTACACTCGGTATGGCGGAAGAGCACCACAGGCTCACGCGGTGTGCTGCAAACTAAGGATTCGACCGTCGCCCAGACGTGGCGGACCACGCGCGGAACCCTGGCCGAAATGGTCCATTGGACTGGCCAGCTGCAGTACTACATCCTGTTTGAGGTTATCGAAGCCTCCTGGGGCCAGCTCCAGAAGGCACTGAAAAAAGAGGATGCCACGCTCGACGATCTAATCGACGCCCACACCACCTACCTGGACACTATCACGCAAAAGGGCCTTCTCGGCGCCAAGCGCAAGGCTACAACGAATGCCCCCGCTGACGCAGGCGCGGCGGACGAGGAGCGCTCTGTACCCATGAACCAGATCGCCGACATCTTGCGCAACATCCTATCTTATCGCGACAGCGTCGACGGCCTGTACTCCTGGGCCGTGTCTGACTTCACCTCGCGGCAGAACGATGCCATCACAGCCGCTGCCGCTCATGAGGACACCGAGATGGGTGGCACCGCGGCCAGCAGCAATAACCCACTGGGATTTGCCTCTGCCGCTACCTCCGAGTTCCCTGCCTTGCAGGAGCGTCTGCGCGTTCTAGGCGCCGACTTCCGGAAGCGTGTTCAGAGGCTGCTGGGCGACCTAGCATACACCTCGGAGCATGAGACGCGCTTCCTAGGCCTGGCCATGAATTTCAACGACGTCTACCAGCCTATGCTCAGGGCCAGACACAAGCCTGGTGGCAGTGGCAGGGCttctgctgccgctgctgcctcGGCCGTGTCCGTTCCGGGGTCTGCCAGGGGCGAGCGTGCTGGAGACTAA
- a CDS encoding WEE protein kinase, giving the protein MSFSNSGGGTLTLPSPTNVHHVDVSAAVRHLRRSLSRSPSKFLLRTASDSSDKSVGSPSPKSPSPQSPCPTPQSQRVQQQSTTPATFTYSTTPSAFQPQAGQIAQTPIGSPLRSAKFALRNRPKAASAKPPTRSRLQPRSPLKRALSSNNDIVNALPPPPPAQSPESVAGQENFNTFALQLGQAARSTVMSQKAGSRHSMHLDLSGASKGGASPGSRFLDVKSETYPNNAVSPLKRSDDMMSADPMGSPVAKRRSLHGIVNFGPDFNVMDHAPTPTPPRSSFEIHDDLNNQEYKLTSSMATIARDIAPPPSPSPNANVPKRSSSLRKSTLSQRHDPRSSWGKRAGERWLGQNSSETATPIQRNKHTRGSLDQFMQAEPRESIFSSRSPLPNPSAHVLDRPHQPHPLSRTLTTASIATSSSGSSVTEESPTHFPAPPPNRPRGTSIFARSLPLNAQPVVSTPAYKSARPCQAAFASTGLVSKMNRNPELGPIGRGGKKLIMPDTPCKNNKRDFFQTSQNYPHNTYPPSSGSARKQRKSVVSDQTPFSPAPQPSFSVFGNSERNGGLFKNRGHSRKSSLLSFDTDVDSVLALDVDLPPTPTKGALGGSKSVSTGAISTTPFSTRRFGASPAALGASLARVRTDMNSSPLQNMGSESPKTPQESMMPPDASRLSISNHNENRHLAVDPPATPTTNFGRTSVMSFGSRRAITPVNGHTASEVDMSLARKFSKIESIGDGEFSQVFKVSAQPTPSLFAVSRLMGTPSTPVADKVYAVKKLKTAFGGVKDRDNKLREALVLRSLKDRDNILQYVDHWDENSYLYIQTEYCEEGSLEKFFSEAGFPGRLDDFRIWKILLEISQGLNSIHDAGFIHLDLKPANIFITFDGTLKIGDFGMTISWPATKGGDIEGDRQYMAREAMRGQADKPSDIFALGLIALEAASNSILPHNGPMWSSLRDGDLSGIPALTSAETQETKRDLRGVPIAPDTTPFEDVVAGLDMHASRRDEFPFGRGQQTYNPSNLFGTKRAPEPTAPSFMLNAEDPGSLDTFVQWLIQPEPADRPKIADVLRFASMQWVSTSRRAPATVFEGNWGPAPVDRSPAESSNTTTDVEMTDV; this is encoded by the exons ATGTCCTTCTCCAATTCGGGAGGAGGTACTCTCACTCTCCCCTCGCCGACAAACGTGCATCACGTCGACGTGTCGGCCGCCGTGCGCCATTTGAGGCGCTCGCTTTCCCGCTCGCCATCAAAATTCCTGCTGCGCACTGCATCAGATTCTTCTGACAAGTCTGTCGGTTCTCCATCGCCCAAATCGCCATCACCTCAGTCACCGTGCCCCACTCCTCAATCGCAGCGAGTGCAACAACAATCAACAACGCCTGCGACATTTACCTACTCAACAACACCGAGCGCTTTCCAGCCTCAGGCTGGCCAAATCGCACAGACTCCCATCGGCTCGCCACTTCGCTCCGCCAAATTCGCCCTCCGAAACCGGCCAAAGGCTGCGTCCGCAAAACCCCCTACACGGTCGCGCCTGCAGCCAAGGAGCCCACTTAAAAGGGCTTTGAGCTCTAACAACGATATTGTCAACGCactgccaccaccaccgcctgcACAGAGCCCCGAATCTGTCGCTGGTCAGGAGAATTTTAACACGTTTGCGCTTCAGCTTGGACAAGCTGCGCGCTCAACGGTGATGAGCCAAAAGGCTGGGTCCCGCCATAGCATGCACCTGGACCTTTCAGGTGCCTCAAAGGGCGGTGCATCGCCAGGATCGCGATTCCTTGACGTCAAGAGTGAAACATATCCTAACAACGCCGTAAGTCCGCTCAAGAGGTCCGACGATATGATGAGCGCAGATCCAATGGGGAGCCCCGTGGCGAAGCGTCGTAGTCTGCACGGTATTGTCAACTTCGGACCCGACTTTAATGTTATGGACCACGCCCCGACGCCAACGCCACCTCGATCGAGTTTTGAGATCCACGACGACCTGAACAACCAAGAGTACAAATTAACGAGCTCCATGGCTACGATTGCCCGCGATATCGCGCCTCCACCATCGCCATCACCTAACGCGAATGTCCCAAAGCGGTCATCTTCCCTTCGCAAATCGACACTTTCTCAACGACATGATCCGCGCTCATCATGGGGAAAGCGTGCCGGTGAGAGATGGTTGGGTCAGAATTCATCCGAGACAGCTACGCCTATTCAGCGTAACAAGCACACACGTGGCTCTTTGGATCAGTTCATGCAGGCGGAGCCGCGCGAGAGCATTTTTTCGTCGCGCAGCCCGCTTCCTAACCCATCAGCTCATGTATTGGACCGCCCTCACCAGCCGCACCCTCTCTCCCGGACATTGACAACTGCCTCGATCGCAACCTCTTCATCAGGCTCGAGTGTCACCGAAGAGTCACCAACACATTTCCCTGCGCCGCCTCCGAACAGGCCAAGAGGCACCAGCATATTTGCAAGGTCATTGCCGCTGAATGCACAACCAGTTGTTTCGACGCCAGCCTACAAATCAGCCCGGCCATGCCAAGCAGCCTTCGCATCAACTGGCCTGGTGTCCAAGATGAACCGAAACCCGGAACTTGGACCCATTGGTCGAGgaggcaagaagctgattatGCCTGATACTCCTTGCAAGAACAACAAGAGAGACTTCTTCCAGACCAGCCAAAACTATCCGCACAATACTTACCCCCCTTCATCCGGCAGTGCCCGAAAGCAGCGCAAGTCGGTGGTTTCGGACCAAACGCCTTTTAGCCCTGCACCACAGCCAAGCTTTTCTGTTTTTGGAAACTCTGAGAGGAACGGAGGACTGTTCAAAAACCGTGGACATAGTCGAAAGAGCAGTTTGCTCAGCTTTGATACGGATGTTGACTCCGTTCTCGCGCTCGACGTCGATCTACCGCCTACCCCCACAAAGGGCGCGCTGGGAGGGAGCAAGTCCGTGTCGACTGGAGCCATTTCTACCACTCCTTTTTCGACCCGCCGCTTCGGTGCATCACCCGCCGCTCTCGGTGCCTCGCTTGCCCGTGTCAGAACAGACATGAATT CGAGCCCTTTGCAGAACATGGGTTCCGAGTCCCCCAAGACTCCACAGGAATCTATGATGCCACCGGATGCTAGCCGCCTCTCAATTTCGAATCACAATGAGAACCGACACTTGGCTGTCGACCCGCCTGCTACCCCCACAACTAACTTTGGACGTACATCAGTCATGTCATTTGGGAGCCGGCGCGCAATCACCCCGGTGAACGGCCACACCGCAAGTGAGGTTGATATGAGTTTGGCAAGGAAGTTTTCCAAGATCGAGTCTATTGGAGACGGCGAATTTTCTCAAGTTTTCAAGGTCTCAGCTCAGCCTACCCCTTCACTCTTCGCCGTCAGTCGCCTCATGGGTACGCCATCAACTCCAGTTGCCGACAAAGTCTATGCTGTGAAAAAGCTGAAGACTGCTTTTGGAGGTGTCAAGGATCGGGACAATAAGCTTCGAGAGGCGCTAGTCCTGAGATCCCTAAAAGACCGCGACAACATTCTGCAGTATGTAGATCACTGGGATGAGAATTCCTACCTTTACATTCAGACCGAATACTGCGAGGAGGGTAGCCTCGAAAAGTTTTTCAGCGAGGCTGGGTTTCCAGGTCGCCTGGATGACTTCCGGATCTGGAAGATTCTGCTCGAAATATCTCAG GGTCTCAACTCAATCCATGACGCTGGCTTTATTCACCTCGACCTCAAGCCTGCCAATATCTTTATCACCTTTGATGGCACTCTGAAGATTGGTGACTTTGGCATGACCATCTCATGGCCCGCCACGAAAGGAGGAGATATTGAGGGCGACCGCCAGTACATGGCACGCGAGGCCATGCGTGGACAGGCCGACAAGCCGAGCGATATCTTTGCCCTGGGTTTAATCGCTCTTGAGGCCGCCAGCAACTCGATCCTCCCGCACAACGGCCCAATGTGGTCATCCCTCAGGGATGGTGATCTGTCTGGGATTCCAGCTCTCACCTCTGCCGAGACGCAGGAGACAAAGCGAGACCTTCGGGGTGTGCCCATCGCCCCTGACACAACCCCGTTCGAGGACGTTGTGGCAGGCCTCGACATGCACGCGTCCCGCCGGGACGAGTTCCCATTCGGCCGCGGCCAGCAGACATACAACCCTAGCAACCTCTTTGGCACTAAACGGGCCCCTGAGCCTACCGCGCCATCCTTCATGCTCAACGCTGAGGACCCAGGGTCTCTGGACACCTTTGTCCAGTGGTTGATTCAGCCTGAGCCGGCTGATCGGCCCAAGATTGCGGATGTTTTGCGATTTGCATCCATGCAGTGGGTCTCAACTTCTCGTCGGGCCCCTGCCACAGTTTTCGAGGGAAATTGGGGTCCTGCCCCCGTTGACAGGTCCCCGGCTGAATCCTCTAACACCACCACGGACGTCGAGATGACCGACGTTTGA
- a CDS encoding guanine nucleotide-binding protein alpha-3 subunit: MMGACMSASSEESEQKKRSQKIDKDLEEDSKRLRRECKILLLGSGESGKSTIVKQMKIIHLKGYSDDELYNYRPTVFKNLIECAKAVISAMRQFDIEPQLEGNKELCDYLLDYMVESGPQAEIDPKVGQAVQSIWNDPAREQLMDRQTEFYLMDSAEYFFQEVLRIVSPDYLPNEMDVLRARTKTTGIYETRFQMGQLSIHMFDVGGQRSERKKWIHCFENVTSIIFCVALSEYDQVLLEESSQNRMMESLLLFDSVVNSRWFMRTSIILFLNKVDIFKQKLGRSPLGNYFPDYSGGNDVNKAAKYLLWRFNQVNRAHLNLYPHLTQATDTSNIRLVFAAVKETILNNALKDSGIL, encoded by the exons ATGATGGGCGCTTGCATGAGTGCGAGCTCGGAGGAGTCGGAACAGAAGAAACGCAGTCAAAAGATTGATAAGGATCTCGAGGAGGACTCAAAGAGATTGAGGCGAGAATGCAAGATTCTACTGCTTG GTTCTGGCGAGAGTGGCAAGTCCACAATCGTCAAGCAGATGAAGATTATACATCTGAAAGGCTACTCGGATGACGAACTTTACAACTACCGGCCAACGGTCTTCAAGAATTTAATTGAATGTGCGAAAGCCGTGATCAGCGCCATGAGGCAATTCGACATAGAACCGCAGCTGGAAGGGAACAAAGAACTTTGCGACTATCTGCTCGACTACATGGTCGAGTCGGGACCACAGGCAGAGATAGACCCCAAGGTCGGTCAAGCTGTGCAGTCAATATGGAATGATCCTGCAAGGGAACAGTTGATGGACAGGCAGACCGAGTTTTACCTGATGGACTCGGCAGAATA CTTCTTCCAAGAGGTTCTGAGGATTGTCTCTCCCGACTACCTGCCCAATGAGATGGATGTTCTTCGCGCAAGAACAAAAACTACAGGCATATACGAGACACGCTTTCAGATGGGCCAACTGAGCATACA CATGTTTGATGTAGGAGGCCAGAGGAGTGAGCGTAAGAAGTGGATCCACTGCTTCGAGAACGTGACATCCATCATCTTTTGCGTTGCACTGAGTGAATACGATCAAGTTTTACTTGAAGAAAGCAGTCAA AACCGCATGATGGAAAGCCTTCTGCTCTTCGATTCGGTGGTAAATTCGAGGTGGTTCATGAGGACCAGTATCATATTGTTCCTCAACAAGGTGGATATTTTCAAGCAGAAACTTGGCCGATCGCCTCTCGGCAACTACTTCCCAGATTACTCTGGAGGCAACGATGTTAACAAGGCAGCCAAGTACTTGCTGTGGCGTTTTAACCAAGTTAACAGGGCTCACCTAAACCTATATCCTCA TCTTACGCAAGCTACCGACACCTCGAACATTCGACTTGTCTTTGCGGCAGTAAAAGAGACTATACTCAACAATGCCCTGAAGGACTCAGGTATTCTGTAA